In the genome of Aequorivita sp. H23M31, the window TATAGGAAAAGGAGAACATTATTTTCCGAAGACCAAAATTGGTCAGTTTAAAATTGAAGCCTTTGATTTGAATCTGGGAGATACCATTCTCGTTACAGGACCAACTACGGGCGCAAAAGAATTTGAACTTTCAGAAATGTTGGTTAATGATGAAAACAATTCCACAGCAAAAAAAGGAGATTCCTGTACTATTCCCGTTCCATTCAGAATACGTAAGGCAGATAAACTTTATAAAATTGTCGCTTCTTAAAAATGGTGGTAGTTACCCTTCAGAGAAATAAATGTATTGGGTGTAATTATTGTGTGGAGGTTGCGCCCGAACATTTTAGAATGTCAAAAAAAGACGGCAAAAGTGTATTGCTACATTCCGAAGAGAAACGTGGGTTCTTCACACTTAGACTTGCGGACAATTCGCAGTTTGATGTATGTGAGCAGGCAGCTAAGGCCTGTCCGGTGAAGATTATCTCGACGAAATTGATTTAAAAATCTGTTTTCGTAGGTTCTTCATACTTAGGGTACATTCAGAATTCCTTCAGAAAATGAAAAAATATCAGCAAGATCTATTCTTATCATAGACAGAGTAAGGTAGTGAAAAACGTCAAAAAAATTAGATGTTTCTTTCCGACTCTTTTGAAATATTAACCGTTTCTACTTTTTTAGACCCAAAAATCTGCTTTTCGTAAAAGGTAATCCATATTCCGAAGAGAAGAATAACGCCACCAAAAAGCATTTGAAGGGTAACTTCTTCCCCAATAAACATCCAGGCCAGCAGTGTGGTCAATACTGCTTGTCCCAATAGGCTCACCGAAACTCTGGTTGCTTTCATATGTTTAGTAGCATATCCTAAAAGCAACCAAGCCATCAATTGACAGACGATTCCTTGTACTAGAAAAACTAACCATCCCGCGTTGCTATAACCTATAAAGGGTTCATTAAAGGAATAGCTCAAAATAGCCAAAAAGATGGCGGAAGTCGTTGTGCTCAAGGTTATAAACGGAACTACTTCCACTTCATAAAGCACATATTTGCTTACCAACATATAAATGGCATAAAACACTCCAGAAAGTATTGCAAATATGAATGCAAGATTAAAATCGAGATTTAGAAAGAAATGGAATCCTACCAAAGTTATCATTCCAAAAATGGCAACTACAGTTCCTATCCAGAAATTGAAGGTAGGCTTATTTCGCAAGAAAAAAAATGCCCCAATTCCCACCCAGACGGGTGATAAATTGGTCAGGAGGGTGGCTTGTGTGGCCGTAGATTCCTGAATAGCAATATTCCAAACTGTAACATCCAAAGCGAAAAGACCTCCACAAATGACGGTGAGCCAAAACATTTTCAAAGAGGGAATTCTATACTTCCCAGAAATAAGGGCAAAAGGAATTAGCATCGCGGCAGCAATCGCCATTCGGTAAAAGGCAGAAACTATTGGTGGCGCAAGCTTCAGCTTCACTAAAATAGGAAAAATGGAAATACAGATAATTCCAATGACAAGTGCGATTCTGGGCTTTGTCATAGCTTTAAAAATTGGGGATTATTAAGAGGGGCAAAATTAGGTTTTAATTCGGGGTACTTCGCTGTTAAAAGTCATATTAAAGAAACTTTTAACGGTGAAATTAGCATTCAAAGAATTTCGTCCATCACACCTCTTAGGTAAAGAGTGAAGTTTACCTTATTCCTTTTCCAATTTTAAAGTCATCTTCTTAATTCTATCAGCCAGTTTTTCTGAAGAAAGTTTTGCACGAAGACCATCGGTAATTATAGGAAAACTAAATGGTGTGGCCTTTTCACATTGTCGCCAAATAATTTTTTGTGAATTGATCCGCTCCAGTGCTTTCCGTAATCGTCCCTCCTCCAATTGATGTTCAAACGTTTCACGGTATGCTTGAAGGTATAAAAGATTATCCGCTTCATAATCTCGGAAAACATCGAAAAGCAGTTGACTGTTGCTCTGCAAGTGTTTCGTCTTAATTACTTTATTGGGATATCCTTGAAAAACCATTCCACTTATTACTGCGATATCCCTAAATTTTCGACGGGCGAGCTCGGTAGAATTTAAACTTTTATAAAGATCATCATAAAGATATTCAGGAGAAAATAGATCGTTGTCCAGAATGGTCTGAATATTCAAATATTGATCACTTAAAAGCTCAAAACCGTAATCATTGTAGGCAAGAGAAAATGAAATAGGAGAGAGCAAACTAATGCGATATGCCAGCAAACTACTCATCGCCTCATGTACAAAACGCCCTTCAAATGGGTAGAAAAGAGAATGGTAGCCGTCGCGAGTCTTAAAAGTTTCTATTAGAAATTCATTTTCACCTGGAACTATACTCTCTCTTTCCTGGCGGTCGAAAATATGGGCAAGTGCTTTTAATTCTGGCGTATTCCGTTTATGATCGGCCTCACTCTGCATTTCCTCCCTTAAAATTTGGCTCATTTGAGAAGACAGGGGTAATCTTCCTCCCAGAAAACTGGCCACTTTCCCCGATTTACGTGTGGACTTTCTCACTTGGGCAACCATTTGTCGCAGACGGACCAATTCCAAAGTTCTTCCAGCAAATACAAAACTGTCTCCCGGTTTCAACTTACTTAGAAACCATTCTTCAATAGTGCCGATAAATCCCCCAGTTACATATTTCACCATTAACATAGAATCGCTGACGATAGTCCCAATGCTCAGCCGGTGCATCATTGCAATTTGTCTACTTTCCACTTTAAAAAGTCCATCGTCCATTACCTCAACCTTTTTATATTCGTCATAAGCTTGAAGACTTTGACTTCCCAGGGTTATAAAATTTAAGCACCATTTCCATTGCTCATCAGTTATTTCTTGAAAACAAAAAGTGCTTTTTATCTCGGGATAGATATCTTTTGGATAAAATCCGTTGCCAACTGCCAAGGTGACCAAATACTGAATCAAAACATCGAAACTTAAAATGTAAGGTATTCGGTCTTCCACTACTTCTTCCTTTACCGCTCTTTTTAATGCTGAGGCTTCCAATAATTCCAAAGCGTGGGTGGGCAGGAAATAGATAACTGAAGGTTCTCCCGGTCTATGGTTACTTCGGCCAGCACGCTGTAGAAATTTAGCTACCCCTTTTGGACCGCCAATTTGTATAACCGTTTCTACCGGCGCGAAATCCACTCCCAGATCCAAGCTTGATGTTGCCACAACCGCTTTTAAAGATTCATTCCGAATAGCCTGTTCTACCCACAATCTTGTATCCTTGGCAATACTTCCGTGGTGCATCGCTATTTCACCGGCAAATTCGGGATGCGCACTTAATATTTTTTGAAACCAAATTTCACATTGACCTCTTGTATTGGTAAATATCAAAGTGGTTTTGCTGGCCTTTATGATGGGGATGATTTCTTCCAAAAGATGAAGTCCTAAATGTCCTCTCCATGGAAACGTTTCCATTGTTTTGGGTATGATGGATCTGACTTCGATTTTCTTCTTTTGCTTTGCCTTTATAAGAATGGAGTTTTTTCTGAATTCTGAATTCATTCCTAAAAGGACATCTTGGGCTTCTTCCAAATTCCCAATAGTTGCGGAAATTCCCCAAATCCGCATTTTTGGGGAAATGGTTTTCAATCGCGACAATCCTAGTTCCATCTGCACCCCGCGTTTGCTTCCCAAAAGTTCGTGCCATTCGTCAACTACAATGGCGGTAAGATTTTTAAATGTTTTATCGTATCCTTTACTTGCCAATAAAAGCATCAAACTTTCAGGAGTGGTAATTAGCAAATCGGGCATCTGCCGCTTTTGTTTTGCTCGCTCACTTTGTGAAGTATCCCCGGAACGAATTCCTACCGTTAATCCTGTCCCCAGATCATCGGCAAATCGCTGTGCAGCTTGTTGGATTTCAACGGAAAGTGCCCGAAGGGGAGTTATCCAAATAGCTTTAAGTCCTTTGGTATGTTTTGTTTTATAGTTGGGATTGTCCTTTATATATTGAAGAACGATGGGAATCCACAGCGCATAGGTTTTCCCACTTCCTGTAGGAGCATTGAGGAGTCCGTGCTTCCCATCGAGAAATGCCTTCCAGGTTTTTATTTGGAAAGGGAAGGGTTTCCAGTTTTTGGATTGGAACCAGGAAGTGGCGAGGGAGATTTGGGTTTTGTTTTTCAAATGTAATTTTGAAGTTAATTAATAAAGAGTGCAAAAACCACCCCGTCCGCCGGGGCGAACACCCCTCTTTTAAAAGGAGGGGAATCTAAACTGTGCTCTTAAGAAAAGCGAAGCTTCTTTTTGGGTTCCTTCCCTTTTAAAGGGAAGGTGGCTCGCTTGCGAGGCGGAAGGGTTATGGTTCCTTTTTAAAATGGTCTTTTATATCCTTAAGAACCGAAGGTAGAAAATCAAAAACCATTTTATTTTCAAATCTAATTATGGTAAATCCCAATTCCTCTAAATCTTTTTCTCGTTTTCTGTCATATTCTTCTGCATTACTGTTGAAATGAACTTGTCCATCAAGTTCGATAATTAATTTTTCCGAAGGACAGTAGAAATCTACTATATAATGATTGATGCTATGTTGCCGTCTAAATTTCCGCCCATCAAGTTTTGATCCTTTTAAATAATTCCATAAAAAAGCTTCTGCTGACGTATTGTGGTTACGGAGGTGTTTTCTGTAAACCTCCATTTCCTTACGATTGTGGATTTGCTTTTTCATAGATTAAATTTAATCAAAAAACGGGAACGCAACCACCCCGTCTCGCAAGCGAGCCACCCCTCCTTGAAAAAAGGAGGGGAGCTGTTTACTTCGGAATAAGTGCCTTCAAATCATCCAAAGTATTCGCCTCCTCCACAGGTTTATCCTTCCGCCACCGCAGCATTCTCGGGAACCGCACGGCTATTCCGCTTTTATGTCTACTGCTTTCTGCTATTCCTTCAAAAGCGATCTCAAAAACGTGGTGGGGAGTTACGCTACGTACGGGGCCGAAGCGCTCAAGGGTATTGTTCTTGATCCAGGAATCCAATTGGCGGAACTCTGCATCGGTTAGACCCGAATATGCTTTCGCAAAAGTTACTAGTTCGCCGTCTTCCCAAAGGGCGAAGGTGTAGTCAGTGTACAGATTTGCACGACGGCCGTGTCCACGCATAGCGTAGGTTAATACGGCATCAACGGTGAAAGGATCTATTTTCCATTTCCACCAATCTCCTTTTTTTCTTCCTACTAAATAAGGTGAATCCTTCCTTTTCAGCATTAAACCTTCACTTCGCTTTTCTCTTGAAAGCATTCGCTCTACTGCGGCGGCTTCCCAAGTATCGAAATTCATGGTTTGACTTAAATAAAGTCCAATTTCTGAAGAATTTATTCCCGAAATCAATTTATCCAGAATCTGCCGTCGTTCCACAAAAGGCTTTTGACGAATATCCTTTCCTTCCCACTCCAATAAGTCGTAAGCATTAAGGATTACGGGGGTTTTCTTTAATAATGCTTTTGATATGTTTTTTCTACCTATTCTGGTTTGAAGGGAATTAAAATTTCCAATTTCACCTTCACCAAATGGAAGAATTTCTCCATCCAAAACGGTTCCATTAGGTATTACTTTTAAAAAATCCTGATATTCGGGATATTTATCCGTTACCAATTCTTCGCCTCGCGACCAGACAAAGACTTCGTCGTTTCGAACAATAACTTGGCTTCGAATGCCGTCCCATTTATGTTCAAAGCTCCAATCGGAAATAGGTCCTAACTCTTCTTGAAAATTATCTTCAACGGCATAGGCCAGATAGAAAGGATAAGGTTTGCTCAAATAATCTTCTTCATTTTCTTCGAGAATCAGTTTTTTATAAGAGGTCGTTTCAGGTGTCCAATCGCCCATCAACTTATAGGCGAGAATGTCCTCATCAATTCCTGTGGCTTTGGAAAGGGCCCGAGTCATAAGTTTTTGGCTAACTCCGATTCTAAAACTTCCTGTAAGAATTTTGTTGAAAACGAATCGTTCAAAATAATTTAGTGCCAGCCAATTTTCGTGGAGGTATTTCTTTTTTTCTTCTTCGGGAAGAGTACGAAGCGTGATAATTTCTGAAACAAATTCAGAAAGGGATTTATCAGAATGTTCTTTAGAAGTAGGTAAGATTAATGCAATTGTTTCCGCCAAATCTCCAACAATATGATAACTCTCTTCAAAAAGCCAGAGCGGAATCCCACTAATTTCTGTAGCCCATTGTCTCAAAAGGGTAGTGTTCACGGGACGTTTTGGCCGCCGGTGCGAGAGAATGGCTATGGTCCACAACTTATCATCTGCATCTGCTTCTTGGAAATATGCAGTAAGGGCAGCTACTTTTTCATTTGTTTTGTTGGTGCTGTCCAGCTTCTTTATGAGTTGTGCGAATTGTTTCATAACCACCCCGCCGTTGGCACCCCTCCTTGAAATAAGGAGGGGAAAAGTTTAGGTTTATTATTTTTAATTGTCTTTATCATATTTCGTCATTTATCTTTGGAGCCGAATTGTGGTCACTGAGCGGAGTCGAAGTGCCTGTTTCAGATCCTTCTTCTTCATATTGGGTTTTTTCTGTTCTTGCATCGTAGCCTAATTCTTCCCGTAAATACCTTGAAAATATATCCGTGTAACCATGGGTTGTAATTATTTTTTCGCAGCCCGTAGCATCTATTGCAGTAAGCAATCCTTCCCAATCGGCATGATCGCTTAAAACAAATCCTCTGTCGATGGCCCGGCGTCTTCTGGCACCCCGAAAAGTCATCCAACCGCTGGCTGAAGCAGTGACAAAGGGAACAAACCGTCTGATCCATGTGCTTCCGTGCGCGCTTGGCGGGGCCACAATAATATTTCCTTTTATTTCTTCTTTGGAAGTTTCACGTGTAATTAGAGTCGTTGGAGGTAAATCGTAATATGGACGGACTACTTCAGTCATATTCTCTACTGCTCCATGAGTGTAGATTTTTCCTATGGAGGTGTCCAAATGTTTTAAAAGTCGCTGAGCTTTTCCCAGACTATAACCAAAAAGAATGGAAGTACGTCCTTCTTCTTTATTTGTTGCCCACCATTCATTGATGTCCTTAAATACTTCCGCTTGTGCTTCCCATTTAAACGCTGGAAGACCAAAGGTACACTCGGTAATAAAAGTGTGGCATTTTATAGGTTCGTAAGGTTCTGCCAGCCCATCATCCTCGGTTTTAAAATCGCCCGTAAAAACCCAGACTTCCCCTTTATATTCTACTCTTACTTGTGAAGATGCAATAATATGACCGGCAGGATGTAGGGAGAATTTAACCCCGTTTATTGTAAAAGTTTCGTTCCATTCTTTTCCAGTAACCTCAATTTCTCCCAATCTGTGCTTTATTATAGGAACATTATTATGGTGGGTAATATATTCTTTGTGTCCCCATCGGCTATGATCTGCGTGGCCATGGGTGACTATGCATTTGTCAACAGGTCGCCAAGCATCGATATATACATTGGCTTGTTGACAATAGATGCCTTTATCATTAAAAATAAGAAGTGGTTTTCTCATACTTTTTCAATAGCAATTAAAAATAATTAAAGGTTGCTAGTGGACTTCTGCAATTAAGAAAAGTTTATAGGATTTAGGTTTTTAAAATTGGAGTTGAAAAAGTTTTATAGTTTGCTGAATGAGGTCGAATTTGTCCGATACAAGTTCTATATTTGTCGTTTACTTAAAACTACTATATGTCATTTACAGATTTATTTGAGAGTGGGGAGCATTCACGTAATTTGAGTCACTTTGCGGCAATTGCTAATATGGCTACAGTAAACGGAAAGTTGGGTGTTGAAGAGGAAAAGATGTTGAAGCAATTTGCTGAGAAATTGGATATCGATGAAAGGGAATATGAGAAAGTCCTAAAAAACCCCAGTATCTTTCCAATCAATCCTCCCAATTCTGCAGAGGAAAGATTAGAGCGGATGCATGACCTGTTTAAGATTATTTTTGCTGATAACGTAATAGATGACCATGAGCGTTTTCTTATCGAGAAATATGCCATAGGACTTGGATATACTGTTGCTCAGGCCCGAGAGCTTATAGAAAAATCCATACGTATTTATACCGGCGGATTGAGTTTTGAGGATTATCGATATCTACTGAATAGATAAACCGTTTATAGTTATATATAAACTTGCTTTTGTCTTTGATCTTGATGCGAATCTGGAGTTATATTTTGTTTCCTTATAGATGGGACCGCCTCCTAATTATTGAGATTGTTTCTTACCATAGGAATTATTTTCAGCTTTAAATTATTCCTTGAATTGCCTTTTGAAATTGGTATCTTGCGTCAAAAATCAATAGAATAGAATATGATGCAGTGGGAACAGTTGTTATCTCTGAGGAAACAAGGGGACAAAACCAAGAGGTTACGAGCGGAAGAAAATGAAACCCGTCTTGGTTTTGAAGTGGATTACGATCGAGTGATCTTTTCTTCTGCCTTTAGAAGTCTGCAGGATAAAACCCAGGTTATCCCACTTTCCAAAACTTCATTTGTCCACACCCGTCTCACCCATAGTCTTGAAGTTTCTGTTGTGGGACGCTCCTTAGGAAGAACGGTTGGCAAATCCATTCTAGAAAAACATTCTAGGCTTGCTCATAAAGATGGTTATCAGTTTAATGATTTTGGAGGAATTGTGGCTGCCGCTGCGCTGGCTCACGATATAGGAAATCCGCCTTTTGGTCACAGTGGAGAAAAGGCCATTGGCGATTATTTTCTAAACGGGAACGGTAGGCGTTTTGAAGACTATCTTTCCGAAAAGGAATATCAAGATCTGATTGATTTTGAAGGGAATGCCAACGGCTTTAAAATTCTGACAGAATCTAAGAACGGAGTTCAGGGTGGATTACGGCTCACTTATGCAACTTTGGGCGCCTTTATGAAGTACCCAAAACAATCCCTCCCAAAACAACCATCTACATATGTGGGAGATAAAAAATTCGGTGTTTTTCAAAGTGAAGTTCCATTTTTTAAAGAAGTAGTTGAAGAACTTGGTCTTTTACGAAGAAACGCAAATCATTCCTATGCTCGACATCCCCTTGCATTTCTCGTGGAAGCCGCCGATGATATATGTTATACTATAATTGATTTTGAGGACGGTATAAACTTAGGATTAATTGAAGAAGAAATGGCGCTGGAATACTTGATCAATCTAGTGCGTGAAAATTTAAAAACAGAGATTTATTATCAGCTAGAAACGCCACCAGATCGATTGGCATATCTTCGTGCTCTGGCTATAAACACCTTGGTTTCTGAGGCATCGGCTGTTTTTCTAAAAAATGAAGAGGCTATTTTAAATGGAACATTCTCCGATGCCCTTTTGGATAGCAGTCAATATAAAGCCCAGATTGCGGATATAATTAAAATAAGTGTTGAAAAAATTTATCGGAGTAAAGAGGTTCAGGAAAAAGAGATTGCAGGATACAATATATTAACAACACTTCTTGATGGATCTACAACCGCATTTGAGAATTACCATAACGGTGTAGCAAGACCCTACGATACTCTGTTGTTGCGGACTGTTTCGCCTAAACTTACAAAATTTGATTCTGCCTATGAATATTTAATGGAATGTTGCAGTTACATCTCCAGACTTACTGATGGCAGCGCTGTGCAAATATTCAAAAAGATTAGAGGCTCTCTTTAAGCGATTTCCCTAAACGTTAAAAGCTTCAACATTGAAGAGTTATAACTTGTTTTATGATATTTTTGGGAATTCCAATTTTCAATACCTATCACCCGCAAACTTTGGATTCTTGTTGGATTGGAATCCTATAAAACCAAAATTAAACTTTCATGAAAAAAATTATTTATTTATTTGTTTTTCTAGTTGCCAATCTTTCTTTTAGTCAGGATTTTAGTGCAACTGTGAATTCGTATTTAAAGGATGCTCAATTAAGAACTGCTTTAAAGCAAAAAGATATTGCGGATATATCCATCGCATCGCAAAGTTATTCCAAGAGTTTGAAGGCCTATAATGTATATGTTGAGCAGCATTATCAAGGTATAAAAATTTACAATTCGGTTTCACCTTTTGTTATAAGAGATGGCCGGGTGCTAACTGCTAAATTATCTTTTGTTGAGAATCTCTCTAAAAAGGTCAATACTTCCGCTCCATCCATTACCGCTTTGGCTGCAATTTCAAAAGCGACAAATGGATTAGGAATAGATTCTCCATCCAGTTTAAGTTTATTGGAAACTGGAGAGCATAATGCCTATGTATTTTCAAATGGTAATATTTCTTTGGAAAATATTCCGGTGCAGTTGGTCTATCAAAGAGTGGGTGAAAATGAAAGTCTAAAGTTGGCGTGGGATCTCAGTATTTATTTATTGGACGGAAGCCACTACTACAGCGTACGGGTTGATGCTCTGACTGGAGAGCTTTTGGTGGTAGATGACTGGGTTGTCAGTTGTAATTTTGGTGAGGGATCACACTCTCATGGAACTACCGAAAGTGTTCTTTTTCCAAAGATAGCTCAAAGCCAGAGTGCTTTGGGAAGTTTAGTTGCACCTAGCTATAGAGTTTTTCCAATTCCTTTGGTTGGACCTAATGAAGGAGCAGATCAATTGGTGTCTGATCCATCCAATGCTTTGGCTTCACCTTATGGATGGCATGATATTAATGGAGCTCCCGGCGAAGAGTTTACAACTACACGGGGAAATAACGTTTTGGCTCGTGAGGATCATTCAGGAACTAATGGGGCAGGTCACCAAGCGGACGGAGGTGCTACTCTCACTTTTGATTTTCCTTACAATTTGCCCGATGATCCTTACAACTTTATGGATGCTGCAATTACCAATCTCTTCTATATGAACAACATTATGCATGATGTGTTTTATCAATACGGCTTTGATGAGGAAAGTGGTAATTTTCAAGCAAATAATTATGGAAGGGGAGGTAATCAGGGTGATTTTGTTTTTGCCGACGCCCAGGATGGTAGCGGGACGAATAATGCAAATTTCGCCACCGGTCCAGACGGGGTTTCCGGAAGAATGCAAATGTATCTTTGGACCCCGCGAGGTCAAGTTATAGGGTCCTTTCTAACCGTCAATAATGGTCCCTTGGCAGGAAAGTATTATACTACGGTGTCAGAATTTGGTCCAGATCTTCCAACCACTCCTATTACTGCTAATTTAGTTCTTGTGCAGGATGATAATTCAGGTCCTTCCGAAGATCCTCACGATGCCTGCGACGTAATTCTTAATGTTGCCAGCGTTGCGGGAAAAATTGCGGTGATACGAAGAGGAAATTGCGATTTTGTTTCGAAGGTTGAAAAAGCTCAGACTGCGGGTGCCATAGCAGTTGTAATGGTTAACAATGTTTGGGGCGATCCTATTATAATGGGCGGAGAAGGCCCCGATATTACTATTCCTGCTATTATGATCTATCAAAATGACGGGGAGGCAATTATCTCCTCTCTTCAAAATGGCAATACCATTAATGCTACCATTATTGATGATGGTTCGGGAGTGGATACCGATATGCGTGATGGCGATTTGGATAATGTTATAATCGCACACGAATATGGACATGGTATTTCGAATCGTCTAACGGGTGGTCGATTTACTGCTAGTTGTTTAATGAATGATGAGCAAATGGGTGAAGGATGGAGTGATTATTTCGGACTTATGCTTACTATGAAACCTACTGATGTAGGTGAAAATCCTCGGGGGATAGGTACCTATGCATTAAGCCAGGGGTATGGAGGACTTGGACTTAGAACGAAGCCTTACTCAACGGATTTTACACTGAATAATTTCACCTATAACAGCATTAAATCTCAAGCTGTCCCACATGGTGTGGGGTCAGTGTGGACTACTATGCTATGGGATATGACTTGGGCATTTATTGATGAATATGGATTTGATGCCGATATTTACGAAGGACAGGGGGGCAACAATATGGCGCTACAACTGGTTGTGGATGCCTTAAAAATTCAACCATGCAGTCCTGGTTTCGTCGATGGGCGCGATGCCATACTGCAAGCGGATGAAATCGCAAACGGTGGTGCCAATAGATGTTTAATTTGGAGAGCGTTCGCAAAAAGAGGACTGGGGCTTAGTGCAAATCAGGGAAGTTCATCAAGCAAATTGGATGGGACTGCTGCCTTTGATGTTCCGGAAGAATGTCAATTGGGCGTCGGAGATCTGGGCTCGGTTGAGAATAATTTTATTATATACCCAAATCCTTCACAAGGGGAATTGAACATAGAAGCAAGAATTTATGCAGGTCCTGCAAACCTCGCTATTTACGATATGAACGGTAGAAAGGTTTTCAATATGGATGTTGAAATTACACAAACAAGGAATATTGATATTAGCAGCCTGAAAACTGGAATATATCTTCTTAAAATTGAAGGTGGAGGTTATACACAAACAACTAAATTGGTGATTAAGTAAGTCTAATCACTTCATTATAAAGAAAAAGAGGCTGGATAAAGGCCTCTTTTTTGATTATAGGTGCTCGCTTATTTTCTCAGCTGATATACCAACCAACTCTGTTAATTGATCGATTGAGCCGTGTTCCGGAAAAATATCGGGAACTCCGAGAATTTCTATTTTGGAAGTATAATTATGGGTGACTGCAAAGGTAGCAACCGAAGTTCCCAATCCACCTTTTATTGTCCCGTCCTCGACGGTTATGATTTTCTTATATTTTTTAAAAACCTTATGAAGCATCTCTTCGTCTAAAGGTTTCAAAAATCGCATATCAATGCAACCAACGATA includes:
- a CDS encoding ferredoxin, encoding MVVVTLQRNKCIGCNYCVEVAPEHFRMSKKDGKSVLLHSEEKRGFFTLRLADNSQFDVCEQAAKACPVKIISTKLI
- a CDS encoding DMT family transporter; protein product: MTKPRIALVIGIICISIFPILVKLKLAPPIVSAFYRMAIAAAMLIPFALISGKYRIPSLKMFWLTVICGGLFALDVTVWNIAIQESTATQATLLTNLSPVWVGIGAFFFLRNKPTFNFWIGTVVAIFGMITLVGFHFFLNLDFNLAFIFAILSGVFYAIYMLVSKYVLYEVEVVPFITLSTTTSAIFLAILSYSFNEPFIGYSNAGWLVFLVQGIVCQLMAWLLLGYATKHMKATRVSVSLLGQAVLTTLLAWMFIGEEVTLQMLFGGVILLFGIWITFYEKQIFGSKKVETVNISKESERNI
- a CDS encoding ligase-associated DNA damage response DEXH box helicase, with amino-acid sequence MKNKTQISLATSWFQSKNWKPFPFQIKTWKAFLDGKHGLLNAPTGSGKTYALWIPIVLQYIKDNPNYKTKHTKGLKAIWITPLRALSVEIQQAAQRFADDLGTGLTVGIRSGDTSQSERAKQKRQMPDLLITTPESLMLLLASKGYDKTFKNLTAIVVDEWHELLGSKRGVQMELGLSRLKTISPKMRIWGISATIGNLEEAQDVLLGMNSEFRKNSILIKAKQKKKIEVRSIIPKTMETFPWRGHLGLHLLEEIIPIIKASKTTLIFTNTRGQCEIWFQKILSAHPEFAGEIAMHHGSIAKDTRLWVEQAIRNESLKAVVATSSLDLGVDFAPVETVIQIGGPKGVAKFLQRAGRSNHRPGEPSVIYFLPTHALELLEASALKRAVKEEVVEDRIPYILSFDVLIQYLVTLAVGNGFYPKDIYPEIKSTFCFQEITDEQWKWCLNFITLGSQSLQAYDEYKKVEVMDDGLFKVESRQIAMMHRLSIGTIVSDSMLMVKYVTGGFIGTIEEWFLSKLKPGDSFVFAGRTLELVRLRQMVAQVRKSTRKSGKVASFLGGRLPLSSQMSQILREEMQSEADHKRNTPELKALAHIFDRQERESIVPGENEFLIETFKTRDGYHSLFYPFEGRFVHEAMSSLLAYRISLLSPISFSLAYNDYGFELLSDQYLNIQTILDNDLFSPEYLYDDLYKSLNSTELARRKFRDIAVISGMVFQGYPNKVIKTKHLQSNSQLLFDVFRDYEADNLLYLQAYRETFEHQLEEGRLRKALERINSQKIIWRQCEKATPFSFPIITDGLRAKLSSEKLADRIKKMTLKLEKE
- a CDS encoding endonuclease domain-containing protein is translated as MKKQIHNRKEMEVYRKHLRNHNTSAEAFLWNYLKGSKLDGRKFRRQHSINHYIVDFYCPSEKLIIELDGQVHFNSNAEEYDRKREKDLEELGFTIIRFENKMVFDFLPSVLKDIKDHFKKEP
- a CDS encoding ATP-dependent DNA ligase, with translation MKQFAQLIKKLDSTNKTNEKVAALTAYFQEADADDKLWTIAILSHRRPKRPVNTTLLRQWATEISGIPLWLFEESYHIVGDLAETIALILPTSKEHSDKSLSEFVSEIITLRTLPEEEKKKYLHENWLALNYFERFVFNKILTGSFRIGVSQKLMTRALSKATGIDEDILAYKLMGDWTPETTSYKKLILEENEEDYLSKPYPFYLAYAVEDNFQEELGPISDWSFEHKWDGIRSQVIVRNDEVFVWSRGEELVTDKYPEYQDFLKVIPNGTVLDGEILPFGEGEIGNFNSLQTRIGRKNISKALLKKTPVILNAYDLLEWEGKDIRQKPFVERRQILDKLISGINSSEIGLYLSQTMNFDTWEAAAVERMLSREKRSEGLMLKRKDSPYLVGRKKGDWWKWKIDPFTVDAVLTYAMRGHGRRANLYTDYTFALWEDGELVTFAKAYSGLTDAEFRQLDSWIKNNTLERFGPVRSVTPHHVFEIAFEGIAESSRHKSGIAVRFPRMLRWRKDKPVEEANTLDDLKALIPK
- a CDS encoding ligase-associated DNA damage response exonuclease, translated to MRKPLLIFNDKGIYCQQANVYIDAWRPVDKCIVTHGHADHSRWGHKEYITHHNNVPIIKHRLGEIEVTGKEWNETFTINGVKFSLHPAGHIIASSQVRVEYKGEVWVFTGDFKTEDDGLAEPYEPIKCHTFITECTFGLPAFKWEAQAEVFKDINEWWATNKEEGRTSILFGYSLGKAQRLLKHLDTSIGKIYTHGAVENMTEVVRPYYDLPPTTLITRETSKEEIKGNIIVAPPSAHGSTWIRRFVPFVTASASGWMTFRGARRRRAIDRGFVLSDHADWEGLLTAIDATGCEKIITTHGYTDIFSRYLREELGYDARTEKTQYEEEGSETGTSTPLSDHNSAPKINDEI
- a CDS encoding TerB family tellurite resistance protein encodes the protein MSFTDLFESGEHSRNLSHFAAIANMATVNGKLGVEEEKMLKQFAEKLDIDEREYEKVLKNPSIFPINPPNSAEERLERMHDLFKIIFADNVIDDHERFLIEKYAIGLGYTVAQARELIEKSIRIYTGGLSFEDYRYLLNR
- the dgt gene encoding dGTP triphosphohydrolase, giving the protein MQWEQLLSLRKQGDKTKRLRAEENETRLGFEVDYDRVIFSSAFRSLQDKTQVIPLSKTSFVHTRLTHSLEVSVVGRSLGRTVGKSILEKHSRLAHKDGYQFNDFGGIVAAAALAHDIGNPPFGHSGEKAIGDYFLNGNGRRFEDYLSEKEYQDLIDFEGNANGFKILTESKNGVQGGLRLTYATLGAFMKYPKQSLPKQPSTYVGDKKFGVFQSEVPFFKEVVEELGLLRRNANHSYARHPLAFLVEAADDICYTIIDFEDGINLGLIEEEMALEYLINLVRENLKTEIYYQLETPPDRLAYLRALAINTLVSEASAVFLKNEEAILNGTFSDALLDSSQYKAQIADIIKISVEKIYRSKEVQEKEIAGYNILTTLLDGSTTAFENYHNGVARPYDTLLLRTVSPKLTKFDSAYEYLMECCSYISRLTDGSAVQIFKKIRGSL